A part of Tardiphaga sp. vice304 genomic DNA contains:
- the ileS gene encoding isoleucine--tRNA ligase, giving the protein MSDKPAKSDAPKSDAHDYSSTLYLPQTEFPMRAGLPQAEPKLLERWQEIDLYGTLRKQSKGKPKFVLHDGPPYANGNIHIGHALNKILKDVVTKSQQMLGFDSNYVPGWDCHGLPIEWKIEEENYRSKGKPKPDFKDSAAMVAFRQECRAYAGRWLDVQRSEFKRLGIVGDWDGRYATMDFFAEAQIARELMKFAANGTLYRGSKPVMWSVVEKTALAEAEVEYEDYTSDTVWVKFPVKAEFGRLAKASVVIWTTTPWTLPGNRAISFSNKISYGLYKVTDAPEDNWVKPGELLILADALAESVFKQARVTAYEKSGDVDAGILDALECRHPLAGLSGGYEFTVPLIEGDHVTDDTGTGFVHTAPGHGREDFEAWMANGRQLEARGISSVIPYTVDENGALTEQAPGFVGERVINDKGEKGGANEAVIKALMAAGMLLARSRLKHQYPHSWRSKKPIIYRNTPQWFIAMDKDIRDDGVAKPADTLRHRAREAIKATQWVPPMGQNRINGMINTKPDWVISRQRAWGVPIAVFVREKGDGSAELLNDAAVNKRIADAFEAEGADAWYAEGARERFLGTLSNETWKKVDDICDVWFDSGSTHAFVLEDPVHFPGLAGIHRKVDGGADTVMYLEGSDQHRGWFQSSLLESCGTRGRAPYDVVLTHGFTLDENGRKMSKSVGNTVEPQKVIAQSGADILRLWVCATDYADDQRIGPEILKTTIETYRKLRNSIRWMLGTLAHYKPEDAVAFADMPELERLMLHQLAVQDAVVREAYTGYDYKTVVASLSTFMNTELSAFYFDIRKDTLYCDAPSSLARKAALTTIDLLCNAILKWLAPILSFTAEEAWRMYRPDAEPSVHLTEFPEGIGAYRNDELAVKWASIRDVRRVVTGALEVERAAKRIGSSLEASPLVYVNDPAIFAVLADIDLAEVFITSNAMMTNDDAPEGAFALHDVPGVAVVVEKAIGTKCARSWKILPTVGEDKEYPDVTPRDAAALREWKKLGVG; this is encoded by the coding sequence ATGTCCGACAAGCCCGCCAAATCCGACGCACCGAAGTCCGACGCCCACGATTATTCCAGCACGCTTTATTTGCCGCAGACCGAGTTTCCGATGCGCGCCGGCCTGCCGCAGGCCGAGCCGAAGCTGCTGGAGCGCTGGCAGGAGATCGACCTCTACGGCACCCTGCGCAAGCAATCGAAGGGCAAGCCGAAATTCGTGCTGCATGACGGCCCGCCCTACGCCAATGGCAACATCCATATCGGGCACGCGCTCAACAAGATCCTCAAGGACGTCGTCACCAAGAGCCAGCAGATGCTCGGCTTCGACTCTAATTACGTGCCGGGCTGGGACTGCCACGGCCTGCCGATCGAATGGAAGATCGAGGAGGAGAACTACCGCTCGAAGGGCAAGCCGAAGCCGGACTTCAAGGATTCTGCCGCGATGGTCGCATTCCGCCAGGAATGCCGCGCCTATGCCGGCCGCTGGCTCGACGTGCAGCGCAGCGAATTCAAGCGGCTCGGCATCGTCGGAGACTGGGACGGCCGCTACGCCACCATGGACTTCTTCGCGGAGGCGCAGATTGCCCGCGAACTGATGAAGTTCGCCGCTAACGGCACGCTGTACCGCGGCTCCAAGCCGGTGATGTGGAGCGTGGTGGAAAAGACCGCGCTGGCCGAAGCCGAAGTGGAGTACGAGGACTACACGAGCGATACGGTGTGGGTGAAGTTTCCGGTCAAGGCCGAGTTCGGCCGGCTGGCGAAAGCATCCGTGGTGATCTGGACCACCACGCCGTGGACGCTGCCAGGCAACCGCGCGATCTCGTTCTCCAACAAGATTTCCTACGGCCTCTACAAGGTCACCGACGCGCCGGAAGACAACTGGGTGAAGCCCGGCGAACTGCTGATCCTCGCCGATGCGCTGGCCGAGAGCGTGTTCAAGCAGGCCCGCGTTACCGCCTATGAAAAGAGCGGCGATGTCGACGCCGGCATCCTCGACGCGCTGGAATGCCGCCATCCGCTGGCCGGCCTCAGTGGCGGCTATGAATTCACCGTGCCGCTGATCGAAGGCGACCATGTCACCGACGATACCGGTACCGGCTTCGTGCACACCGCGCCGGGCCACGGCCGCGAGGATTTCGAGGCCTGGATGGCGAACGGCCGCCAGCTCGAGGCGCGCGGCATCTCGTCGGTGATCCCCTACACGGTGGATGAAAACGGCGCGCTCACCGAGCAGGCGCCGGGCTTCGTCGGCGAGCGCGTCATCAACGACAAGGGCGAGAAGGGCGGCGCCAACGAGGCCGTCATCAAGGCTCTGATGGCCGCCGGCATGCTGCTGGCGCGCTCGCGCCTCAAGCACCAGTATCCGCATTCCTGGCGCTCCAAGAAGCCGATCATCTATCGCAACACGCCGCAGTGGTTCATCGCGATGGACAAGGACATCCGCGACGACGGCGTCGCCAAGCCCGCTGACACGCTGCGCCATCGCGCACGCGAGGCCATCAAGGCCACGCAGTGGGTGCCGCCGATGGGCCAGAACCGTATCAACGGCATGATCAACACCAAGCCCGACTGGGTGATCTCGCGGCAGCGCGCCTGGGGCGTGCCGATCGCGGTGTTCGTGCGCGAGAAGGGCGACGGCTCCGCCGAGCTGCTGAATGATGCCGCCGTCAACAAGCGCATCGCCGACGCCTTCGAGGCCGAAGGGGCGGACGCGTGGTATGCCGAAGGCGCGCGCGAGCGTTTCCTCGGCACGCTGTCGAACGAAACCTGGAAGAAGGTCGACGATATCTGCGACGTCTGGTTCGATTCAGGCTCGACCCATGCCTTCGTGCTGGAAGACCCCGTGCACTTCCCGGGCCTTGCCGGCATCCACCGCAAGGTCGATGGCGGCGCGGACACCGTGATGTATCTGGAAGGCTCCGACCAGCACCGCGGCTGGTTCCAGTCGTCGCTGCTGGAGAGCTGCGGCACCCGCGGCCGCGCGCCTTACGACGTCGTGCTGACGCACGGCTTCACGCTCGACGAGAACGGCCGCAAGATGTCGAAATCGGTCGGCAACACCGTCGAACCGCAGAAGGTGATCGCGCAGTCCGGCGCCGACATTTTGCGGCTCTGGGTCTGCGCCACCGACTATGCCGACGACCAGCGCATCGGCCCGGAAATCCTCAAGACCACGATCGAGACCTATCGCAAGCTGCGCAACTCGATCCGCTGGATGCTCGGCACGCTCGCCCACTACAAGCCGGAAGACGCGGTCGCCTTCGCCGACATGCCGGAGCTCGAAAGGCTGATGCTGCACCAGCTCGCGGTTCAGGACGCCGTCGTGCGCGAGGCCTATACCGGTTACGACTACAAGACTGTGGTCGCCTCGCTGTCGACCTTCATGAACACCGAACTGTCGGCGTTCTATTTCGACATCCGCAAGGACACGCTGTATTGCGACGCGCCGTCGTCGCTGGCGCGCAAGGCCGCACTCACCACCATCGACCTGCTGTGCAATGCGATCCTGAAATGGCTGGCGCCGATCCTGTCCTTCACCGCGGAAGAAGCCTGGCGGATGTACCGGCCGGATGCCGAGCCATCCGTGCATCTCACCGAGTTTCCGGAAGGGATTGGCGCCTATCGCAACGACGAACTCGCCGTGAAGTGGGCCTCGATCCGCGACGTCCGCCGTGTCGTCACCGGGGCGCTGGAAGTCGAGCGCGCCGCCAAGCGGATCGGTTCCTCGCTGGAAGCTTCGCCGCTGGTCTACGTCAACGATCCCGCGATCTTCGCAGTGCTCGCCGATATCGATCTGGCCGAAGTGTTCATCACGTCGAATGCCATGATGACCAATGACGACGCGCCGGAAGGTGCCTTCGCGCTGCATGACGTGCCAGGCGTCGCGGTCGTGGTCGAGAAGGCCATCGGCACCAAATGCGCGCGGTCCTGGAAGATCCTGCCTACGGTGGGCGAGGACAAGGAATATCCCGACGTCACCCCGCGGGATGCTGCGGCGTTGCGCGAATGGAAGAAACTGGGCGTCGGCTAG
- the lspA gene encoding signal peptidase II has protein sequence MTTSPALRTGILAALATLVLDQASKLWLLYVFDISRRGAVAVTPFFDLVLAWNTGISYGWFSDSGPTGQAVLIAVKALAVVALAVWMAKSQTKLATVALGLIIGGAIGNAIDRFAWGAVVDFALLHVEIAGKTYNWYVFNLADVAIVAGVGALLYDSFFNVPAAKAP, from the coding sequence ATGACGACCTCCCCTGCCCTTCGCACCGGCATCCTGGCCGCGCTCGCCACCCTGGTGCTCGATCAGGCGTCGAAGCTCTGGCTCTTGTATGTGTTCGACATTTCCCGCCGCGGCGCGGTGGCGGTGACGCCGTTCTTCGACCTGGTGCTGGCCTGGAATACCGGCATCTCCTATGGCTGGTTTTCCGATTCCGGCCCCACCGGCCAGGCGGTGCTGATTGCCGTCAAGGCGCTCGCGGTGGTGGCGCTGGCGGTCTGGATGGCCAAGTCGCAGACCAAACTGGCCACCGTCGCGCTCGGGCTGATCATCGGCGGCGCGATCGGCAATGCGATCGACCGCTTTGCGTGGGGTGCGGTGGTCGATTTCGCCCTGCTGCACGTCGAAATCGCCGGCAAGACCTACAACTGGTACGTGTTCAACCTCGCCGATGTCGCCATCGTTGCCGGGGTTGGCGCCCTGCTGTATGACTCCTTCTTCAACGTCCCCGCCGCAAAAGCGCCCTGA
- a CDS encoding M16 family metallopeptidase — protein sequence MTPTSRLAVRSAAALALLFTLAPAGAQTITAPPPATFTLGNGMRVVVIPDHRTPVVTQMVWYKVGSADETPGKSGLAHFLEHLMFKGTAKHPVGEFSQTVLRIGGNENAFTSTDYTGYFQRVPRDKLATIMEFEADRMTGLVLKDENVLPERDVVLEEYNMRVANSPDARLSEQIMAALYLNHPYGRPVIGWHSEIEKLDREDALAFYKRFYAPNNATLVIAGDVDATEIRPTIERTYGAIPAQPAIGAPRIRPKEPEPAGPRTVTLADPRVEQNSLRRYYLVPSATTAAAGESPALDVLAQLIGGGSNSYLYRALVIDKPLAINAGAGYQGTALDNSQFMISATPRPGVEFADIEKTIDAVIGEVATNAVPAADLERVKTQLVAEAIYAQDNQATLARWYGAALTTGLSVEDIRSWPDRVKAVTAAQVRDAAQKWLDKKRSVTGYLIKDTAPKREEKRS from the coding sequence ATGACCCCCACATCCCGATTGGCCGTGCGCTCCGCCGCGGCGCTGGCGCTTCTGTTCACCCTCGCGCCCGCCGGCGCGCAGACCATCACCGCGCCGCCGCCTGCCACCTTCACGCTGGGCAACGGGATGCGGGTCGTGGTGATCCCCGACCACCGCACCCCCGTGGTCACGCAGATGGTCTGGTACAAGGTCGGCTCGGCCGACGAGACCCCAGGCAAATCCGGCCTCGCGCATTTCCTCGAACATCTGATGTTCAAGGGCACCGCCAAACACCCGGTCGGCGAATTCTCGCAGACCGTGCTGCGGATCGGCGGCAACGAGAACGCCTTCACCTCCACCGACTATACCGGCTACTTCCAGCGCGTGCCGCGCGACAAGCTCGCCACGATCATGGAGTTCGAGGCCGACCGCATGACCGGCCTCGTGCTCAAGGACGAGAACGTGCTGCCGGAGCGCGACGTCGTGCTGGAAGAATACAACATGCGCGTCGCCAACAGCCCGGACGCGCGTCTGTCCGAGCAGATCATGGCGGCGCTGTATCTCAACCATCCCTACGGTCGCCCAGTGATCGGCTGGCACTCCGAGATCGAGAAGCTGGACCGCGAGGACGCGCTGGCCTTCTACAAGCGCTTCTACGCCCCGAACAACGCCACTTTGGTGATCGCCGGCGACGTCGACGCCACCGAGATCCGGCCGACCATCGAGCGCACCTATGGCGCGATTCCGGCACAGCCGGCGATCGGCGCGCCGCGCATCCGCCCGAAGGAGCCGGAGCCCGCCGGTCCGCGCACCGTGACGCTGGCCGATCCCCGCGTCGAGCAGAACAGCCTGCGCCGCTATTACCTGGTGCCGTCCGCCACCACTGCCGCGGCCGGCGAAAGCCCCGCGCTTGACGTGCTCGCCCAGTTGATCGGCGGCGGCAGCAATTCGTACCTGTACCGCGCGCTGGTGATCGACAAGCCGCTCGCGATCAATGCCGGCGCCGGCTATCAGGGCACCGCACTCGATAACTCGCAGTTCATGATCTCGGCGACCCCGCGCCCCGGCGTCGAATTCGCCGACATCGAAAAGACGATCGATGCCGTGATCGGTGAGGTCGCCACCAACGCGGTGCCTGCCGCCGACCTCGAACGCGTCAAGACCCAGCTGGTGGCCGAGGCGATCTACGCGCAGGACAACCAGGCCACGCTGGCGCGCTGGTATGGCGCGGCGCTCACCACCGGGCTGTCCGTCGAGGACATCCGCAGCTGGCCGGACCGCGTTAAGGCGGTGACCGCCGCACAGGTCCGCGATGCCGCGCAAAAATGGCTCGACAAGAAACGTTCGGTCACCGGCTATCTGATCAAGGACACCGCGCCGAAGCGCGAGGAGAAGCGCTCGTGA